A DNA window from Bradyrhizobium sp. CCBAU 53421 contains the following coding sequences:
- a CDS encoding c-type cytochrome, with amino-acid sequence MIRIGSVAFVIGVVLTSPVSAESELVARGDYLVNGILTCGNCHTPKGPSGEISDKAFSGGLSWDEPPFKVTAPNITQDKETGIGNYTDAELRQLLRKGVKRNGARVAMIMPSGYYEIMTDRDLDAVIAYLHTIKPISNAVPEPVYKMAQRHPVPPGGESPYTEAMLGDKVQQGFYLVTIAHCMECHTPMGPQGREFATSMAAGGGKFSGPWGVSVSRNISSSKTKGIGGWTDDEIKRAITQGVSKDGGKLNPPMGFHYYATVSAADLDAIVAYLRTVPAKE; translated from the coding sequence ATGATCCGTATCGGATCGGTAGCGTTCGTTATCGGCGTGGTATTGACCAGCCCGGTCAGCGCAGAATCGGAATTGGTCGCGCGCGGTGATTACCTCGTCAATGGCATCCTGACCTGCGGCAATTGCCATACTCCGAAGGGACCGTCAGGAGAGATCAGCGACAAGGCGTTTTCCGGCGGCCTGTCATGGGATGAGCCACCGTTCAAGGTCACAGCCCCGAACATCACGCAAGACAAGGAAACCGGCATCGGCAATTACACCGACGCCGAACTCAGGCAATTGCTGCGCAAGGGCGTCAAGCGCAACGGCGCGCGGGTCGCCATGATCATGCCGAGTGGCTACTACGAGATCATGACCGATCGCGATCTCGATGCGGTGATCGCTTATCTGCACACGATCAAGCCGATCAGCAATGCGGTGCCGGAGCCGGTCTACAAGATGGCACAGCGACATCCTGTTCCGCCGGGCGGTGAGAGCCCGTACACCGAAGCGATGTTGGGCGACAAGGTGCAGCAAGGATTCTACCTCGTCACGATCGCGCACTGCATGGAGTGCCACACCCCGATGGGGCCGCAAGGGCGAGAATTCGCCACCAGCATGGCCGCCGGCGGCGGCAAGTTTTCGGGACCCTGGGGCGTCTCGGTCTCGCGGAACATCAGCTCCAGCAAGACCAAAGGCATTGGCGGCTGGACCGACGACGAGATCAAACGCGCGATCACGCAGGGCGTCAGCAAGGACGGCGGCAAGCTCAATCCGCCGATGGGCTTCCATTATTACGCCACCGTGTCGGCTGCCGATCTCGACGCCATCGTCGCCTATCTGCGCACGGTGCCGGCAAAGGAATAG
- a CDS encoding SDR family NAD(P)-dependent oxidoreductase, with protein sequence MAGILDGKAALVTGGGSGIGRATAIAMAREGARVAVSDLSKDGIDETVALINAAGGQSIAIQGDVTDEAGVANMVARMVSAFGRIDCAFNNAGVAGRSVGPPGQRIHELTQASVAKMFSVNLMGVFLCLKYEIAQMLRQGGGGAIVNTASIAGLIGLATSGHYVATKHGVVGLTKSAAIEYAQDGIRVNCVNPGYIKTPMTKETMDERYDEIIAKVPARRLGVPEEIAEAVVWMCSDKASFMTGASQVVDGGYSAA encoded by the coding sequence ATGGCAGGCATTCTGGACGGCAAGGCTGCATTGGTGACGGGCGGTGGCTCCGGCATCGGCCGGGCAACGGCGATTGCCATGGCGCGTGAAGGCGCGCGCGTGGCGGTGTCCGACCTCTCGAAGGATGGAATCGACGAGACGGTCGCCTTGATTAATGCCGCCGGCGGCCAGTCGATCGCGATCCAGGGCGACGTCACCGACGAGGCCGGTGTCGCCAACATGGTGGCTCGCATGGTCTCGGCGTTTGGCCGCATCGATTGTGCGTTCAACAATGCCGGCGTGGCCGGACGCTCCGTCGGCCCGCCCGGCCAGCGCATTCATGAACTCACCCAGGCTTCGGTGGCGAAGATGTTCTCGGTGAACCTGATGGGCGTGTTCCTGTGCCTGAAATACGAGATCGCGCAAATGCTGAGGCAGGGCGGTGGCGGCGCCATCGTCAACACGGCCTCGATCGCCGGGCTGATCGGCCTTGCGACGTCAGGCCACTACGTCGCGACCAAGCACGGCGTCGTCGGGCTGACCAAGTCTGCTGCGATCGAATATGCCCAGGACGGCATCCGCGTGAATTGCGTCAATCCCGGATACATCAAGACGCCGATGACCAAGGAGACGATGGACGAGCGTTACGACGAGATCATCGCCAAGGTGCCCGCACGCCGCCTCGGCGTGCCCGAGGAAATCGCGGAGGCCGTGGTCTGGATGTGCTCGGACAAGGCGTCGTTCATGACCGGCGCATCGCAGGTGGTCGACGGCGGCTACAGCGCCGCCTGA